CGGCAAATACCGCTTTTTCACAATACAAATTGTCTGGAAAAGTGAGATCTGGACCTGAAATAGTGGTGGGAGCCACAGTAACGGTTGCGGGAAATTCGGTGATAACTGATACCCTGGGTATGTTTATTTTCAAAGAGTTAAGTGGTCAGGAGGTTTTACTTAGATTAACTTCGGTAGGTTTTCAACCTTTTTACAAAAAATTAAAAGTACAGGACTATGACCACGAACTTATTGTAGAGCTGATGCCAGCCGAAAATATGCTGGAAAGTGTGGTAGTAAGTGGTGCTCTGAAGGAAGTGTCGAAATCAGAAAGTATTATTGCGGTTGACATAATCAAGCCTGAGCTATTTCGAAAAAATGCCTCGCCAGGCTTGTTTGAGGGTTTACAGATGATTTCCGGTGTGCGGCCGCAAGTCAACTGCAGTATATGCAATACCGGAGATATTCATATAAATGGCATGGAAGGGCCATATACAGCGGTTTTGGTGGATGGTATGCCTATAGTATCATCACTGGGGACTGTTTACGGGCTATTGGGGATACCTACCGGAATGATTGAGCGGCTCGAAGTTGTAAAAGGGCCTGCATCAACTCTTTATGGCACTGAGGCAGTAGCCGGTTTGATCAATATTATTACGAGAGTTCCAGGCAAAGGACCACGACTTTGGATGGAAACCAACCTCAATTCCTGGGGCGAGGCTGCTCTGGATTTGGGGATTACCGTTCGAAATAATAAGGCCAGCTTGCTTTCGGGGATGAGCCTTTTTGGTTTTGACCGTAAAATTGACAAAAATCAGGATGGCCTTACTGACCTTAGTCTTCAAAAGAGGATTTCTTGGTTTAATAAAATATCTTACGGCAAAAATTTGTCCGGAAACCTTGCATTGCGATACCTCTTTGAAGACCGGTGGGGAGGACAGACACAATGGAATAACCGCTTCAGGGGAACCGACCAGGTATATGGGGAGAGTATTTTAAGCCATAGGTTGGAGATTATCGGGAAAAATAAAATTTCCTCTCTTTTTGATATAAATTATTCTTTTGTGAGCCATAAGCAGGATTCCCACTATGGAAAAGTGCCATTCATGGCCATTCAAAATATAGCATTTGCCCAGGGTTTATATAGAATTTCCAAATCCTCAGGTTCTTATTTAGTAGGATTGCCTTTGAAATACACATTTTATGAAGATAACACAGCGATAACTGCCCTTCAGCCCCAGCGGCTTTTTAACCCAGCGGTTTTTGTTCAATATGAAAAAGAAATGAGTAGCAGGCTCAAAACACTTTCGGCATTTAGAATCGATTATTTTTCCAACAAAAAATGGGTGCAAAGTCCCCGACTGGCAATAAAATACCAAAGTTCTGACCGACTGAGCAATCTTCGACTCAATTATGGCAATGGTTTTAGGTGGGTCAATGTTTTTTCTGAGGATCATGCCGCCCTCACCGGAGCACGGACGGTTTATATTTCAGATGACTTAAAACCCGAACGTAGCCAAAATATTTCAGCGAATTTTGAGCGGAAGTTACCTATGAAATCGGCTTTTATAGGCTTGGATTTAACGGTTTTTTATAGTTATTTCTCAAACAAAATTATACCTGATTATGACCGTCACCCCGAAAAAATATACTACGATAACTTGCCGGGGTTTCTTGATTCCAAGGGCTTTAGCTTATCATTAGATTACAATCACAGCTCGGGTTTCAGGGTCAACACAAGTATAAGTCTGCTAGATATCAGAAATCATGAAAACAAAAGTTGGAACAGGCCGATTTTAACCGAAAAAGCCAGTGGTACCGGTTTGATTAGCTATAAGTTTAACCGTTTAAATTCTACTATTGATTATACGTTTAACTGGCTCAGCCCCATGCGGCTACCTTTGCAGGGGGCATCAGACCCGCGACCTGAGTATTCGCCATTTACCCAAATCCACAATTTACAGATTACACATACCCAGAGTAAGCGTTTTGAATTTTTTGCAGGCATAAAGAACCTTTTTGATTTTTTACCTTATCGCAATATTCCATTTCTCATCGCCAATGCCTCGGATCCATTTGACAAGCAAGTGGTTTTTGATCAAAACGGAACGGCTGTGCCAACCGCCCAAAATCCCTATGGACTGACCTTTGATCCCTCTTATGTGTATGCATCACTACAGGGGATACGGCTTTTTGGAGGTTTCAGAATTTCATTAGAATGAAAGTTCGATAAAAAAGTACCCTCAGCATGGGAGTTGAGGGTACTTGATTTTAATTCTTCTTAGGCGGTGCGGGTGGAGGTGGCGGCGGAGCCATTTCTGTTTCGGGAAATGGAGTTACCTGAGCCGGTGGTGGTGGTGGAGGCATCAATCCTTTCGCAGGCCTTGGGGGAGGAGGTGGCGGAACTGAACCTTTCGGAAATTTTGGTTTTTTTGGCGGTTTCGGAGCCTCCGGAAAATCAGTATTAATTTTTGATTTTACTTCAGGTGGTAAAAGGTTTACTATGGCCTTAATAGTTTTATCCATTTCTTTTCCGATTCTGTCCATAGGCTCAGCAATTTTATCCATTTCAGCTGCCTTTCGGTCCATTTCTTCTGAAACTTTCTCCATATCAGCATTATTTAAGTCAGCTTTTTGTGCGACTTCATCCATCTTTTCAGCAATTTTATCGATTTCCGAACTAAGCTTATCCACCTCAGTCTCGTAGGTTTTTTGCAATTTTTCATACTCTTTCGAATCAGGCCTTAGCTTAGCTGTTTTCTTTGAAAAATCGCCGGATTTTTTGCTGATTGCATTGCTCAGTTGGGTTATTTCATTGCTATATGCTTGCAACGGCTCGAGGTCCAGGTTCAATTTTGCTGACCATTCGCTCATTTTTTTGCTTTGTTCTTCCATCAGTTTTGATTGCTCCTCCATGAGTTTACTCTGAATATCCATTTGCCTTTTATGTTCTTCAAGAGCGTCAAGGTGCTGATCAACAATTACCTTATTTTCAGGACTCAATTCTATTTCTTTTCCATTGAAAAACAGCTTTTTATCTTTTATCGTAAAATTATTATTATCCGAACTTATGGATATACTGTTATGCTGAGGAAATAGCGTATCGGCAACCGCAACATATTGACTTTTATTAACTTTTGCAGGCTTTTCAGTTTTTTTACTTTGGGCCACTGCGAAAAAAGTTACCAGCAAGCCCATTAATATCCATAAACTTTCTTTTGGAAAGCTTCGGCTTGATTTTAGTCCCAGAATCCTGTGGATGCGTTCCGTAAATGCACTTTGCTTTTTGCCAAATGCAAGTGCAAGTGCCGGCGTAATACGGGTTTCCTGTAGTTTTAGTAAAGTGTTGGCCAGCAGGATTTTATCCCCGGTGTATTCCAAAGCAAGTTGGTCGGTACATATTTCTCTTTCTTTTCTAATCTGAGCCGAAACTACCCAAAAAACAGGATGATAAAAATATACAACATCAAGAAACGACTGAAGCAGATTTACCAGATAATCATTGCGTTTTATATGGGCCAATTCATGAGCAAGAATTATTTCGATTTGGCTCATCGAAAAACCACTCACGAGACTCACCGGTAGCAAAACAACCGGTTTGAAATAACCCATCATCAATGGTACATCGATTATTGCACTGGTTTTTAATAAAATGCCCTTTTTGATCCCCATTTTGGCTTTTAAATTTTCAAAAAGAGTAATTAAATTTTGAGTAATTACCGCATTTGATTTGTTTTTCAGATTTACAATCCAAAAGTACCCCGTCAGCATTTTTAAGGATAACATCACAAAACCCACACTCCAAAGCCCCACGATGATTGGTAGATTTTGTTTGAAATAAATAAGAGTCTTTGCCAAAAATGATAAGGTTAAAGCTTTGGTTTCAAAATATAGCCCTGAATTGTTGGTTGACGTGTTTTGACTAATCCACAAAAATGTGGCAATTGAAGTAAAAAATTGTAAAGTCATGACCAACAGACCGGTGCGGTACCGGATCGTCGCATTTTTGGTCAAAAGATTTACCAAAAAATAAACAAGTGAAAATAATAAAATCTGCCAAATGGCATGAAGGAGAGTCCAACCTAGGGCGGTTGCCAATGGGCCGGACAAGAATTTTACTAAGGTTTCCATAAAGATTTTGTTTAGGAGCAATGACCCGCAGGCCATTACTCAAATTTGCTTTTTCATAATTTGTAAAAGTGTCAGGATTTTTGTTCCAGATCATCAATAACCTGGCGTAGCTGTTCCAATTCGTCTTTTGTCGTGTTGTGGTTGCCCAAAATCTGCATCATCATTTTCATGGCGTTGCCACGATATAGATTATGCATAAATCCGTTAAGAATGTCTTTCTGGGCTTTTTCTTCCTCAATTTTGGCCTGATATACATGTTGTTTACCGGTTGGGTACCTGCTCACCAGTCCTTTCTCATGCATAATCTGGAGTAATTTCAAAGTGGTGGTATAACCCGATTCTTTGGTTTTGTTGATTTCCTCATTGACTTCCTTCACTGTGGCATGGCCTTTTTCCCACAGAATATTCAGGATTTCGAGTTCCGAATCGGTTGGCTTTATTATATTTTCCATTTTACGAATTGTTTCGTACAAATTTAAAACGAAAGTTTTCGTATGTGCAAATATTTTCTACGATTTTTTTCGTAATAAATGTTAAAAAATATTTAGCTATCTTATATACAGATAGTTATGGTTTTATTTTTTTTAATAGAAATCAAAAAGTAAAATACCTTTAGCTTCAATTTTTTTTATTTTCTGCAAATACATATATTTACTAATACATTTCAACCATAAATAAATTGATGAAAAAATTTCTTTTTCTTCTCCTGATATCATTTTCTGCAATCGCCCAAAAGCCCTGGACTGCCCAGTGGATCAAAGTCCCTGGTGAAACCGACTATAATTTTGGCGTTTATCATTTTAGAAAAACTATAGAATTGGCGTCCAAACCCGATAAATTCGTGGTACACGTTTCGGCCGACAACCGTTATAAATTGTACATAAACGGCGAGATGGTTTCTATGGGTCCGGCAAGAGGAGATGTGTTTAACTGGAATTTTGAAACTGTCGATATAGCTCCTTACTTAAAATCAGGTAAGAATGTTTTAGCTGCTCAGGTTTGGCAACTGGCCGAAGAACGTCCCATGGCCCAGATCACCTTCCGTACGGGTTTTATTTTGCAGGGTGAAACCGAAAAAGAAGCGATTGTAAATACAAATAATTCCTGGAAAGGAATCCGAAATGAAGCTTATTCAGTAAAAAAGCCTGAAGTCACTTACGTTTATTACGTAGTAGGCCCGCAGGAAACCGTCGATATGAACAAATATCCCGTAGGGTGGGAGCTGATGAATTTTGATGACAGCCAATGGAAAAAAGCTCAGGGAGCCGGTCAGGGGCTTCTCAAAACCAATACCGACTGGTCAGAAGGCTGGCTGCTTACGCCCCGGAGAATTCCTCTCATGGAAAGGAATGAGGTGGTTTTTAAAAAAGTGAGATCAGCAAAAGGCATGAACGTACCTGAGGATTTTCCCTACGAATGGGCCCGGCTCGACGTCCCCGCCAATAGTAAAGTAGAGATATTGATTGACCAGCAGGAACTTATGAATGCCTATCCGGCTTTTGAGCTTTCCGGCGGCAAAAACGCCAAAGTGAGCCTGCAATGCACCGAAGCATTTTATTTCAATCAAAATTCCGGAGACTGGCGAAGAGAGATGACCAAACCCAACCGAAACGAAGTAAGCGAAAACTTCAGAATGGTGGGTCCAAAAGACCTCATAATCAGCAATGGACAGAAAAATCAGACCTGGGAGTCACTTTGGTACCGCACTTTCCGGTATGTAAAACTTGAAATTGAAACCGGAGAAGAACCCCTGATCCTGACTAATTTCCGGGCCATCCAGACCGGCTATCCATTCGATTTGAAATCGAAGTTTAGTTCCGATAATCCCAAAATCAACAAGATGCTTGAAATAGGCTGGCGTACTGCCCGACTATGTGCCACCGAAACCTACATGGACTGCCCTTTTTATGAGCAACTCCAATATGTGGGCGACACCCGCATTCAGGCCATGATTTCTTATTATAATGCCGGTGATGACCGCCTCGCCCGCAATGCCATTTTGCATTTTGCTCATTCACAATTAACTGAAGGAGTCACTCAAAGTAGGTTTCCAAGCTATGTTCCGCAGCAAATTCCTCCTTTTTCATTATGGTGGATAGGCATGCTTCATGACTATTACTATTACCGGGCCGATGCTCCATTTGTCAAAGACTTATTGCCACAATCGCGTAGAATTTTGGAGTGGTTTGGCAAGCTACAGCAACCCGATGGCACGTTAAAAAAAGTGCCCTACTGGAATTTTTCGGATTGGTCAGAAGACCCCGACTGGAATGGCGGGCGTGCTCCATCAACCGAACAGGGAGAGTCATCAGTTATGGATTTACAGTTGCTGTGGGCTTTACAAAACGCATACGAACTCGAACTCAAACTGGGCTCAGCCGAGCAGGCTGCCATTTATAAAGCCAAAATTTTGAAACTCAAATCTGCCATAAAACCAAAGTATTTTGATACCAAAAAAGGCTTGTTTAGCGACACACCCGAGTGGAAACACTACAGTCAACATCCCAATGTGCTGGCAGTGCTTACAGGGGTTGTTGTCGGACAGGAAGCCAAAGAAATAATGCAGAAAACCTTGAGCGACAACTCATTGATGCCTTGCAGTATTTATTTTAAATATTACCTGCATCTGGCTGCCCGCAAGGCTGGTCTCATGAACGACTACCTCGACTACCTCAATCTCTGGGATGCCGCTATGGATCAGGGTCTAAGCACCTGGCCCGAAATGACCGACCCCACCAAAAGTCGCTCCGACTGCCATGCCTGGAGTGCCCACCCCAACATCGAGTTTTACCGTACAGTTTTGGGAATCGACACCGACGGCCCGGGTTTTTCAAAAGTCAGAATCGAACCCATTTTAGGGAAACTCAAAGAGGCCTCGGGAAGCATTCCGCATCCCGCCGGCGAACTTGCTGTAAACTACAAAATAGAAAATGGCAAACTTAAAAGTATCATCAAACTTCCGGTAGGAGTAAGTGGGAAATTTGTTTTTGCCGGAAAAACGTTGCCATTGAAAAGCGGCGAGAATAAATTTGAACTGTAAACCCGAAAATCTCAAAAGGTTTCATGATGAGAGACTTAAATACAATAAAATCAATTTGCTGGAAGTAAAATTTTGGGAAGAAAAAGCACTGCTTTTAGTGACCTCTTTTTGACTAAAATTTTACCGAAACTAATTTATTTTGAAGTATTTATGACTCGGAATCGAAATCCTGTTGAGATTTTTGGGTTAAACACTGTATTGATTTTTTTGGGCGTGCCCTCCTTTTGTTTCGCTAAGTCTCCACAAAAGGAGGTCGGGTGTTCGCTACTCGCCTCCTCCCACGCCTATAGCGTGGTGCGGGGGCTCAAACATGCCGCTCACCCCCTCACGCGGTATTTATCTTGTG
The sequence above is a segment of the Cytophagaceae bacterium genome. Coding sequences within it:
- a CDS encoding alpha-L-rhamnosidase N-terminal domain-containing protein; its protein translation is MKKFLFLLLISFSAIAQKPWTAQWIKVPGETDYNFGVYHFRKTIELASKPDKFVVHVSADNRYKLYINGEMVSMGPARGDVFNWNFETVDIAPYLKSGKNVLAAQVWQLAEERPMAQITFRTGFILQGETEKEAIVNTNNSWKGIRNEAYSVKKPEVTYVYYVVGPQETVDMNKYPVGWELMNFDDSQWKKAQGAGQGLLKTNTDWSEGWLLTPRRIPLMERNEVVFKKVRSAKGMNVPEDFPYEWARLDVPANSKVEILIDQQELMNAYPAFELSGGKNAKVSLQCTEAFYFNQNSGDWRREMTKPNRNEVSENFRMVGPKDLIISNGQKNQTWESLWYRTFRYVKLEIETGEEPLILTNFRAIQTGYPFDLKSKFSSDNPKINKMLEIGWRTARLCATETYMDCPFYEQLQYVGDTRIQAMISYYNAGDDRLARNAILHFAHSQLTEGVTQSRFPSYVPQQIPPFSLWWIGMLHDYYYYRADAPFVKDLLPQSRRILEWFGKLQQPDGTLKKVPYWNFSDWSEDPDWNGGRAPSTEQGESSVMDLQLLWALQNAYELELKLGSAEQAAIYKAKILKLKSAIKPKYFDTKKGLFSDTPEWKHYSQHPNVLAVLTGVVVGQEAKEIMQKTLSDNSLMPCSIYFKYYLHLAARKAGLMNDYLDYLNLWDAAMDQGLSTWPEMTDPTKSRSDCHAWSAHPNIEFYRTVLGIDTDGPGFSKVRIEPILGKLKEASGSIPHPAGELAVNYKIENGKLKSIIKLPVGVSGKFVFAGKTLPLKSGENKFEL
- a CDS encoding TonB-dependent receptor plug domain-containing protein; protein product: MNWNLSFLALPFILAANTAFSQYKLSGKVRSGPEIVVGATVTVAGNSVITDTLGMFIFKELSGQEVLLRLTSVGFQPFYKKLKVQDYDHELIVELMPAENMLESVVVSGALKEVSKSESIIAVDIIKPELFRKNASPGLFEGLQMISGVRPQVNCSICNTGDIHINGMEGPYTAVLVDGMPIVSSLGTVYGLLGIPTGMIERLEVVKGPASTLYGTEAVAGLINIITRVPGKGPRLWMETNLNSWGEAALDLGITVRNNKASLLSGMSLFGFDRKIDKNQDGLTDLSLQKRISWFNKISYGKNLSGNLALRYLFEDRWGGQTQWNNRFRGTDQVYGESILSHRLEIIGKNKISSLFDINYSFVSHKQDSHYGKVPFMAIQNIAFAQGLYRISKSSGSYLVGLPLKYTFYEDNTAITALQPQRLFNPAVFVQYEKEMSSRLKTLSAFRIDYFSNKKWVQSPRLAIKYQSSDRLSNLRLNYGNGFRWVNVFSEDHAALTGARTVYISDDLKPERSQNISANFERKLPMKSAFIGLDLTVFYSYFSNKIIPDYDRHPEKIYYDNLPGFLDSKGFSLSLDYNHSSGFRVNTSISLLDIRNHENKSWNRPILTEKASGTGLISYKFNRLNSTIDYTFNWLSPMRLPLQGASDPRPEYSPFTQIHNLQITHTQSKRFEFFAGIKNLFDFLPYRNIPFLIANASDPFDKQVVFDQNGTAVPTAQNPYGLTFDPSYVYASLQGIRLFGGFRISLE
- a CDS encoding M48 family metalloprotease; protein product: METLVKFLSGPLATALGWTLLHAIWQILLFSLVYFLVNLLTKNATIRYRTGLLVMTLQFFTSIATFLWISQNTSTNNSGLYFETKALTLSFLAKTLIYFKQNLPIIVGLWSVGFVMLSLKMLTGYFWIVNLKNKSNAVITQNLITLFENLKAKMGIKKGILLKTSAIIDVPLMMGYFKPVVLLPVSLVSGFSMSQIEIILAHELAHIKRNDYLVNLLQSFLDVVYFYHPVFWVVSAQIRKEREICTDQLALEYTGDKILLANTLLKLQETRITPALALAFGKKQSAFTERIHRILGLKSSRSFPKESLWILMGLLVTFFAVAQSKKTEKPAKVNKSQYVAVADTLFPQHNSISISSDNNNFTIKDKKLFFNGKEIELSPENKVIVDQHLDALEEHKRQMDIQSKLMEEQSKLMEEQSKKMSEWSAKLNLDLEPLQAYSNEITQLSNAISKKSGDFSKKTAKLRPDSKEYEKLQKTYETEVDKLSSEIDKIAEKMDEVAQKADLNNADMEKVSEEMDRKAAEMDKIAEPMDRIGKEMDKTIKAIVNLLPPEVKSKINTDFPEAPKPPKKPKFPKGSVPPPPPPRPAKGLMPPPPPPAQVTPFPETEMAPPPPPPAPPKKN
- a CDS encoding BlaI/MecI/CopY family transcriptional regulator: MENIIKPTDSELEILNILWEKGHATVKEVNEEINKTKESGYTTTLKLLQIMHEKGLVSRYPTGKQHVYQAKIEEEKAQKDILNGFMHNLYRGNAMKMMMQILGNHNTTKDELEQLRQVIDDLEQKS